A window of Vespa velutina chromosome 15, iVesVel2.1, whole genome shotgun sequence contains these coding sequences:
- the LOC124954595 gene encoding probable 28S ribosomal protein S16, mitochondrial, whose amino-acid sequence MPRLPLHPSSGTGIVTEFKKSIRFVRYGCTNRPFYHIVVIDTKLGQRMAPIEQLGSYDPVPNKYNEKLVSFNFERIQYWLGQQVSVSKPVAELLGLAGFFPIHPRTYMKAWRNRKARENSKVNEEKEQAVTN is encoded by the exons ATGCCTCGTTTACCATTACATCCTTCCTCGGGTACAGGAATAGTAactgaatttaaaaaatctattagATTTGTCCGATATGGTTGTACAAACAGACCCTTTTATCATATTGTTGTTATAGAT ACAAAACTGGGACAACGTATGGCTCCTATTGAACAACTAGGTTCTTATGACCCAGTTCCAAACAAGTACAATGAAAAATtagtttcatttaattttgaaagaataCAATATTGGCTTGGACAACAAGTATCTGTCTCTAAACCAGTTGCTGAGTTATTAGGACTAGCTGGTTTCTTCCCCATTCATCCAAGGACTTATATGAAAGCATGGAGAAATCGAAAAGCTAGAGAAAACTCTAaagtaaatgaagaaaaagaacaagcaGTTACCaattaa